A single genomic interval of Aureliella helgolandensis harbors:
- a CDS encoding tyrosine-type recombinase/integrase: MLLTELIDLILKEKELPVTVGTRNNWYLPAIADFKAFLGRNPCITDLSRECINDWIDRRVAESTLSRSTIKTRRGALLAIWRGAHELEKIDHSPIRIRKIAVRRQNPVAWNRAEIQQLFTYALTELPPRNLPKTELPPRLFFASLIAAGYDTALRLGDLLSLEREWIRVDTDGAGWINVEQSKTGTFVPCRFNPSTMLLIDRLMSTSERRRIWPLWCRRENFYRQFRAIVADSGVRKGTFRFLRRASTTHVELEFPGKGYLHAGHASPDVTVRHYLDGEQMLNHACSPLPLELHTIV; this comes from the coding sequence ATGCTTTTAACTGAACTAATCGATCTAATACTCAAAGAGAAAGAACTCCCCGTAACAGTAGGAACTCGCAACAACTGGTATCTTCCAGCGATTGCGGATTTCAAAGCATTCCTGGGTAGGAATCCCTGTATTACTGATCTGTCCCGAGAGTGTATTAACGATTGGATCGATCGCAGGGTGGCAGAATCAACACTGAGCCGTTCGACAATAAAAACTCGAAGGGGAGCGTTGCTCGCGATTTGGCGCGGAGCGCACGAATTGGAGAAAATCGATCACAGTCCGATTCGGATTCGGAAGATTGCGGTGCGCAGACAGAACCCGGTCGCGTGGAATCGAGCCGAGATTCAACAGCTATTCACCTATGCGCTCACAGAGTTGCCACCTAGAAATTTGCCTAAGACGGAATTGCCTCCACGTCTATTCTTCGCATCGCTAATAGCAGCAGGCTACGACACGGCGTTGCGGTTGGGTGACCTCTTGAGCTTAGAGCGTGAGTGGATTCGCGTCGATACCGACGGTGCTGGGTGGATCAATGTTGAGCAATCCAAAACGGGAACGTTCGTTCCATGCCGGTTCAACCCGTCGACTATGCTATTGATTGATCGCCTGATGTCGACCAGCGAACGAAGGAGGATTTGGCCGCTGTGGTGTCGCCGGGAAAACTTCTATCGACAGTTTCGGGCAATCGTGGCAGATTCGGGAGTTCGCAAAGGGACTTTTCGTTTTCTTCGCAGGGCAAGCACTACGCACGTCGAATTAGAATTTCCTGGGAAAGGCTACTTGCATGCCGGTCATGCCAGCCCAGACGTGACAGTTCGTCACTACCTAGATGGCGAACAGATGTTAAATCACGCTTGCTCTCCGCTCCCCTTGGAATTACACACCATCGTATAA
- a CDS encoding phage tail tape measure protein, whose product MAGKDVKAGEAFVEVSLRSKIGAGAKKVQDQLKSVSRSLGTAGAALTGLGGAVIAPLFAAASKFASAGDAIEKMAARTGVAAETLSELQFAAGQSGSSIETVEKSIRKMQQTLVEAADGSASQIEALNAIGLSAEELAGKTPIQQFEMFAEAISKIEDPTERAARSMDIFGRSGTELLPMFANGAAGIRDLRKEARDLGHQLTTEDAAAAAALTDAWGRISATMKGIVLQLGAAVAPALTTVANAVKNVLAVVVKWITNNRQLVVILAAVALGVTTTGVALLGLAGAASAAAFVIGSIISLTSILAGLLNPVTLIIIAAGAAYLAMAGAIVYAMHQTGALEAAIKYLSFTFGQIVQVAKKVSVGISAALSAGQHKLAAKILFAGLQVIFLKGLNALQTVWRLALFSMAKYMLDLAKRLPGLLLNALRGVNGISGLVSGALSSVKFDGFDVSKPEAELTRLLSLADQLQNQGSPRIPGGAPARHQPTRRPLPRIPPPATNRLSPQQAFNLARQSQQQLSATRNGFAQTGANPGKEVAFSTANLEKLAQAQLGVLRRIAGLPPIVLPETRF is encoded by the coding sequence ATGGCAGGTAAAGACGTCAAAGCGGGAGAAGCCTTTGTCGAGGTTAGTCTGCGTTCGAAAATCGGTGCAGGGGCCAAGAAAGTACAGGATCAACTGAAGTCGGTATCCCGGTCGCTGGGAACAGCAGGGGCTGCACTTACCGGGTTGGGCGGTGCCGTTATTGCTCCGCTCTTTGCTGCAGCTTCGAAGTTCGCATCTGCGGGCGATGCAATTGAAAAGATGGCCGCACGTACTGGGGTCGCTGCGGAGACGTTGAGCGAACTGCAGTTTGCTGCTGGCCAGTCTGGCTCGTCAATCGAAACGGTCGAGAAGAGCATTCGCAAGATGCAGCAAACACTGGTCGAAGCGGCAGACGGGTCGGCATCGCAGATCGAGGCATTGAATGCAATTGGACTCAGTGCCGAAGAGCTCGCCGGCAAAACGCCGATACAACAGTTCGAGATGTTCGCCGAAGCGATCAGCAAGATCGAGGATCCTACCGAACGGGCTGCCAGATCAATGGACATCTTCGGACGCAGCGGAACGGAACTACTACCAATGTTCGCCAACGGGGCTGCTGGTATTCGCGACCTCCGTAAGGAGGCTCGCGATCTAGGTCACCAGCTAACAACAGAAGACGCAGCGGCCGCGGCTGCTCTGACAGACGCTTGGGGTCGCATCTCCGCAACTATGAAGGGCATCGTACTGCAACTCGGCGCTGCTGTTGCTCCAGCGCTGACAACGGTTGCGAATGCGGTCAAGAATGTATTGGCAGTCGTCGTGAAGTGGATTACCAACAATCGGCAATTGGTGGTGATTCTAGCTGCCGTCGCTCTGGGAGTTACTACCACCGGAGTAGCATTGCTTGGCTTGGCTGGGGCCGCTTCCGCTGCAGCGTTCGTGATTGGTTCTATTATATCTCTAACAAGCATCCTGGCTGGTCTGCTCAATCCAGTGACGTTGATCATCATCGCAGCGGGGGCAGCCTATCTCGCGATGGCTGGGGCAATTGTCTACGCAATGCATCAGACGGGCGCGCTGGAGGCAGCGATCAAGTACTTATCATTCACATTTGGCCAAATCGTCCAGGTAGCGAAGAAGGTTTCCGTAGGGATTTCGGCTGCGCTGTCCGCAGGACAGCACAAGTTGGCTGCAAAGATCCTATTCGCGGGATTGCAGGTGATTTTCCTGAAAGGCTTGAATGCTCTGCAGACGGTCTGGCGACTAGCTCTATTCAGCATGGCTAAGTACATGCTCGACTTGGCTAAGCGGTTACCGGGGCTTTTACTCAATGCTCTACGGGGTGTGAATGGCATCTCCGGATTAGTGAGTGGTGCACTGTCGAGCGTGAAGTTCGACGGCTTTGACGTCTCCAAGCCGGAGGCTGAATTAACTCGCCTCCTATCGCTTGCAGATCAATTGCAGAACCAAGGCTCTCCACGCATTCCAGGCGGTGCGCCCGCACGTCACCAACCGACACGCAGACCACTTCCACGCATTCCACCGCCGGCAACCAACCGCCTTTCGCCTCAACAGGCATTCAACCTAGCTCGCCAGTCGCAGCAACAATTGTCCGCGACTCGCAATGGATTCGCGCAGACCGGAGCTAATCCGGGAAAGGAGGTAGCATTCTCCACAGCGAATTTGGAGAAGCTAGCCCAAGCTCAATTGGGCGTTCTGCGTCGCATTGCTGGACTTCCGCCAATCGTACTTCCGGAGACTCGATTCTAA
- a CDS encoding DUF2190 family protein, with translation MSEIKYLNSGEYFKGVTPSGGLVSGNIVFDAMNRAGVITAQSGFVEGQTYTAQAVGRVEAPAKASDEWIAGALVYWDASNKEATDTVGSNKIMGRADVAKVADETTNVVLLNSPGPSFVDTNT, from the coding sequence ATGAGCGAAATTAAGTACCTGAACAGTGGCGAGTACTTCAAGGGGGTGACTCCCTCCGGAGGCCTGGTCAGTGGCAATATCGTTTTCGATGCAATGAACCGTGCTGGTGTGATCACCGCACAATCGGGTTTTGTCGAAGGGCAGACCTATACAGCTCAGGCAGTTGGTCGTGTCGAAGCGCCAGCCAAGGCATCTGACGAGTGGATCGCAGGTGCACTCGTCTACTGGGACGCATCAAACAAAGAAGCAACCGACACAGTCGGTAGCAACAAGATCATGGGCCGTGCCGATGTGGCAAAGGTTGCCGACGAAACGACGAACGTTGTATTGCTCAACAGCCCCGGACCGTCTTTCGTAGACACCAACACCTAA
- a CDS encoding phage major capsid protein, producing MSKRKSRRSRPAKSPTSIAVHPTPERLGHARRTHLRTLLQAAAPTVDGSCALLSSRRLTLTAEAVIHAAATEQDVGTFDLDAYSGGVMFPLLNGVNWNGPVVVNIAGLVANATLPVHRAHDPERPVGHGTVSLTDRIRVEGAFSIDNSDSREIRGGAARGFPWRTSIGMSHLQHEIIPEGQILHANGQEFVGPILHVMAGVLDEVSFVTIAGDNNTQPAIAASKNQSGVQVMNFSQWLAAKGWDEATLTDAQKSQLQAVFNAEVAAGADAAGEVSDDNGADADGADVDAGEGAGEVAGADADTADADADAALVAGRGGSSLTAGARQATGAQHTALLAQRREAAAEEDRIEGIRSITTKLGNLSIKAEGRADTTLRAHAIREGWSVDQTELYARRNRRPSGVGIHSSSPQQRGSLAALQAGILLRAGRNIDAVLPQNNATPEWMSLPVNDPGRQRIMNDAQAYRDLEMIDYVAQGLRAQGHSLPANHVGRSGRLATLQAGFSTGSTAVIFTQSIGAMAIDAYVESGDFSRGWTSEEDVPNLLETDRPRMQAAPDLTLHPTGDEADHAHRDATSEKVRADRYSRTAEIDENDFINDQFQLLRRTPREFGQAAARLRPNMVAAVLLANAALKDGIAVFHADHLNLSGSSALSQPNLQKVRAMLSRQKDGDASLNLQPTHLLTPTGLGDLAIQLTQSAVISNDSGAGSTNPIRTRNIMPIEESRLDNGVVDPLTGSTLAGSLTTWYLVSAEGHTIEVQFLEGTGRVPQVIVEQLGRGKFGLSITVKHFIGAKALDFRSMAKATA from the coding sequence ATGAGCAAACGCAAATCACGCCGATCTCGGCCCGCCAAATCTCCGACCTCCATCGCTGTGCATCCCACCCCCGAGCGATTGGGCCATGCACGCCGCACCCATTTACGGACGCTCCTGCAGGCTGCAGCCCCGACCGTGGATGGATCATGCGCGTTGCTCTCCAGTCGACGACTGACACTGACGGCTGAGGCGGTGATTCACGCGGCGGCCACTGAGCAAGATGTCGGCACCTTCGACTTGGACGCCTACTCCGGTGGAGTCATGTTTCCCCTGCTGAATGGTGTCAATTGGAATGGTCCGGTAGTGGTCAACATTGCCGGACTGGTCGCCAATGCCACGCTGCCTGTCCATCGTGCCCATGATCCCGAGCGCCCGGTGGGTCATGGAACGGTATCGCTCACCGATCGCATTCGCGTCGAGGGCGCATTCTCGATCGACAACAGCGACAGTCGGGAGATCCGCGGTGGAGCGGCAAGGGGCTTTCCGTGGCGAACTTCGATCGGCATGTCTCACTTGCAACACGAGATTATCCCGGAGGGTCAAATCCTTCATGCGAATGGCCAAGAGTTTGTCGGGCCGATCCTCCATGTAATGGCCGGAGTACTCGACGAAGTAAGTTTTGTAACCATCGCAGGTGACAACAACACCCAACCGGCCATCGCGGCCTCTAAAAACCAAAGCGGAGTGCAGGTAATGAATTTTTCGCAGTGGCTGGCCGCCAAAGGCTGGGACGAAGCAACACTCACCGACGCTCAGAAGTCGCAGTTGCAAGCCGTGTTCAACGCCGAAGTGGCCGCCGGTGCCGACGCGGCGGGGGAAGTTTCCGACGACAACGGTGCCGATGCGGACGGTGCCGATGTCGACGCAGGGGAAGGAGCCGGGGAAGTCGCCGGTGCCGATGCCGATACAGCCGACGCCGATGCGGACGCCGCATTGGTGGCTGGACGTGGCGGTAGCAGCCTGACCGCTGGAGCCAGACAAGCTACCGGTGCGCAGCACACGGCATTGTTGGCACAGCGTCGCGAGGCGGCTGCCGAAGAGGATCGCATCGAGGGCATTCGCTCAATCACAACCAAATTGGGAAATCTCAGCATCAAGGCCGAAGGGCGTGCCGATACCACCCTCCGCGCCCATGCCATTCGAGAAGGGTGGAGTGTGGATCAAACTGAACTGTACGCACGAAGAAACCGACGTCCTAGTGGAGTGGGGATTCACAGCTCGAGCCCGCAACAACGCGGATCGCTGGCAGCTTTGCAGGCTGGGATTCTTCTGCGGGCTGGTCGAAATATCGATGCGGTATTACCGCAAAACAACGCAACGCCCGAGTGGATGAGCCTCCCGGTCAATGATCCCGGCCGACAACGAATCATGAACGATGCTCAAGCGTATCGCGATCTGGAAATGATCGACTACGTTGCACAGGGATTGCGTGCACAGGGGCACTCTCTGCCAGCAAACCATGTGGGGCGGTCGGGACGCTTGGCAACTCTGCAGGCCGGTTTCTCGACTGGATCCACTGCAGTGATTTTCACGCAGTCCATAGGTGCTATGGCGATCGATGCCTATGTTGAATCGGGTGACTTTTCACGCGGTTGGACAAGCGAAGAGGATGTACCAAACTTGCTTGAGACCGATCGCCCACGCATGCAAGCGGCTCCGGATCTCACTTTGCATCCAACTGGCGATGAGGCCGATCACGCACATCGTGATGCGACGAGTGAGAAAGTGCGTGCCGATCGCTACTCGCGTACTGCTGAGATTGATGAGAACGATTTCATCAACGATCAATTCCAGTTGCTACGCCGGACTCCACGTGAATTCGGTCAAGCCGCAGCTCGCCTACGACCTAACATGGTCGCGGCGGTTCTGCTGGCCAATGCGGCCCTGAAGGATGGAATCGCAGTATTCCATGCCGACCACCTCAACCTCTCCGGATCCTCCGCGTTGAGTCAGCCGAACCTGCAGAAAGTTCGGGCGATGTTGTCACGGCAGAAGGATGGCGATGCGTCACTCAATCTGCAGCCTACGCACTTGCTCACGCCAACTGGCCTGGGTGACCTGGCGATCCAACTGACCCAGTCCGCTGTGATCAGCAACGACAGTGGTGCAGGTTCGACGAATCCTATTCGTACCCGCAACATCATGCCAATCGAGGAAAGCCGCTTAGACAATGGCGTGGTCGATCCACTCACGGGATCCACTTTGGCGGGATCACTCACCACTTGGTACTTGGTTTCCGCCGAGGGCCATACCATCGAAGTGCAGTTCCTCGAGGGAACGGGCCGAGTTCCACAAGTCATCGTCGAGCAGCTCGGGCGTGGCAAATTCGGATTGTCGATCACCGTCAAGCACTTCATCGGTGCCAAGGCTCTCGATTTCCGATCGATGGCCAAAGCAACTGCGTAA
- a CDS encoding phage portal protein yields MNALIHTTAAATRLVDPYGNPLRTTRERAAAEARAKFRTKLRAAYDAAQTTSENTKHWRFADDLSSAEANSLDVRRTLRSRSRYECLQSNSFAKGIVCTLANDFISTGPGLQIRLKGHEDMARRIERAFLSWARQVRLVRKLRTARLAKCVDGEAFLLASTNPRLRGPVKLDIRVVESDQISTPGWADNQLDANKVDGIHFDSWGNPELYHMLPFHPGDRRGMGNWGEPIDLDPDHVIHLFNHERPGQVRGIPEVTPALPLFAMSRRYTLATVLAAETAADFVALLHTQAGAFEDGHTPQDPFESVDIDRGMMTALPYGYDMKQLKAEQPTTTYVEFRNALLQEIARCIHMPTNKARGDSSGYNYSSARLDHQIYYHALDVERVDWEIECLDRIFEWWLDEALLVNSEFRYSLPPVEELPHRWTWKPAASVNPLQDAKTHIALIDAGLETERDYLMEQGIDPELHWEEIEAQRQRRMAANPQPTTGPAQASAQDDAPNDDANTDDAGNASVARRQPSL; encoded by the coding sequence ATGAATGCACTCATCCACACCACCGCCGCGGCTACTCGACTTGTCGACCCTTACGGGAATCCTCTCCGGACCACGCGCGAGCGAGCGGCGGCCGAGGCCCGTGCCAAATTCCGCACCAAGCTCCGAGCTGCCTACGATGCGGCCCAGACGACGAGCGAAAACACCAAGCACTGGCGGTTTGCCGATGACCTGTCATCCGCAGAAGCGAACTCGCTCGATGTTCGACGAACACTTCGCAGTCGCTCACGTTACGAATGCCTGCAGTCGAATAGCTTTGCCAAGGGTATCGTCTGCACACTCGCCAATGACTTTATCTCCACGGGCCCCGGACTGCAGATCCGTCTGAAGGGTCACGAAGACATGGCGCGTCGCATCGAACGCGCCTTTCTATCCTGGGCTCGGCAGGTGCGGTTGGTGCGTAAACTCCGCACCGCACGCCTGGCCAAGTGCGTTGACGGCGAGGCATTCTTGCTGGCTTCGACGAATCCCCGTTTGCGTGGGCCGGTAAAGCTCGATATTCGTGTGGTCGAATCCGACCAGATCTCTACGCCAGGTTGGGCAGACAACCAGCTCGACGCAAACAAGGTCGACGGTATTCACTTCGACTCTTGGGGTAATCCAGAACTCTATCACATGCTCCCGTTTCACCCTGGCGATCGCCGAGGAATGGGGAACTGGGGAGAACCGATTGATCTCGATCCGGACCACGTCATTCACTTGTTCAATCACGAGCGTCCGGGGCAGGTGCGGGGTATTCCCGAGGTGACGCCCGCTCTACCGCTGTTTGCGATGAGCCGCCGCTACACACTTGCAACCGTCTTAGCGGCAGAAACAGCAGCCGATTTCGTGGCGTTGCTCCACACGCAAGCGGGAGCATTCGAGGATGGACACACTCCGCAAGATCCCTTTGAATCGGTGGACATCGATCGCGGCATGATGACGGCTCTGCCCTATGGCTACGACATGAAGCAGCTCAAGGCAGAGCAGCCGACGACTACCTACGTGGAGTTCCGCAACGCGCTCCTGCAGGAGATCGCCCGATGTATCCACATGCCCACGAATAAGGCCCGTGGCGATTCGTCTGGTTACAACTATTCATCTGCGCGGCTGGATCATCAAATCTACTACCACGCCCTGGACGTTGAGCGTGTGGACTGGGAGATCGAATGCCTCGATCGCATCTTTGAATGGTGGCTTGACGAAGCGTTGTTGGTGAACAGCGAATTCCGATACTCCCTGCCCCCGGTCGAAGAGCTGCCCCACCGCTGGACTTGGAAGCCTGCTGCGTCGGTCAATCCCCTGCAGGATGCCAAAACGCACATCGCACTGATTGACGCCGGGCTTGAAACCGAGCGTGATTACCTGATGGAACAGGGGATCGATCCGGAGCTGCATTGGGAGGAAATCGAAGCGCAACGACAACGGCGGATGGCTGCCAACCCTCAGCCCACCACTGGACCTGCACAGGCTTCCGCCCAAGATGATGCCCCCAACGATGATGCGAACACGGATGACGCTGGGAATGCATCAGTGGCTCGACGGCAGCCCTCCCTGTAA
- a CDS encoding sialate O-acetylesterase, producing the protein MAVLVSLRSLHRGKIEYDDASPNVPWALNGSPLHTTGDATYARCLTLAGAESLYQNSVASLNVDDGFVAANFATTSSAKQSIIGASHTTSATPSLLEIWIDAGKIRAKLQRNGVLIWQIASTSSAFADGTWRRLAISGGSDGPKMWTNGSETAISYESGTASDTEWFSNLFGVTFPVNRITVGAVRLSGVNVEPFIGKLRHVVISDDVPTSSVMLTDYLDNQQGYDIIPLPGQSNQIIRYGPIDSTLDATDIRIQQWGRFSPNANKIFLAADPLDHIGGTADTVGLGLSIAKEWIRRRLEPGRRVLLVPVAEGNTGFRNDDWNVSYTNNYSGMLTRTQLAMATSNNNRLVGVCWQLGENDAAGNTAQRNAFTAEFREMTAAFRAEFPGESFPVTLGTMPQEWVVTDAGYQIVQDQILAIEDTVPNTILIDLRDLPSEPTELIHYSAASARIAGTRHGAALSLYWEDPGNFTLLQRSTAILKDTSETLPAAIGDIEPSGLTEEQQAVLNQVLNIPRADEELEPGGAVRKVNQRNQFIDETIQKKVS; encoded by the coding sequence ATGGCCGTGTTAGTTAGCCTGCGATCCTTACACCGCGGAAAGATCGAATACGATGATGCGAGCCCAAACGTTCCATGGGCGCTCAACGGAAGCCCCTTGCACACGACCGGAGATGCCACCTACGCTCGTTGCTTGACGCTGGCAGGGGCTGAGTCGTTGTACCAAAATTCAGTTGCATCGCTCAATGTAGACGACGGATTCGTGGCAGCCAATTTTGCAACGACATCGTCCGCGAAGCAATCTATCATCGGAGCGTCCCACACAACCTCAGCCACTCCGAGCTTGCTGGAAATCTGGATTGATGCAGGAAAGATACGCGCAAAGCTCCAACGCAATGGCGTATTAATCTGGCAGATTGCATCAACGTCAAGTGCGTTTGCTGACGGTACATGGCGGCGACTCGCTATTAGCGGTGGTTCCGATGGTCCAAAGATGTGGACAAACGGATCAGAAACTGCGATATCCTACGAGTCTGGCACCGCTTCTGACACCGAGTGGTTTAGTAACCTTTTCGGAGTAACATTTCCGGTCAACAGGATCACTGTAGGTGCCGTCCGGCTGAGCGGCGTAAACGTCGAACCATTCATCGGAAAACTGCGTCACGTGGTTATCTCCGACGACGTCCCAACATCTTCGGTAATGCTTACTGACTACCTGGACAATCAACAGGGGTACGACATAATCCCTCTGCCCGGGCAGTCAAACCAGATCATTCGCTACGGGCCAATAGATTCAACGCTCGACGCGACAGACATCAGGATCCAACAATGGGGAAGGTTCTCTCCGAACGCCAATAAGATCTTTCTCGCTGCGGATCCGCTCGATCACATCGGCGGGACTGCTGACACGGTGGGCCTTGGATTGTCGATTGCTAAGGAGTGGATACGTCGACGACTTGAACCGGGGCGCAGGGTTCTGCTCGTCCCCGTGGCTGAGGGTAATACCGGGTTCCGCAATGACGACTGGAACGTGTCCTACACTAACAATTACAGCGGCATGCTCACTCGCACACAACTAGCGATGGCAACCAGCAATAACAATCGCTTGGTTGGCGTCTGCTGGCAACTGGGGGAGAACGACGCCGCTGGAAACACTGCCCAGCGGAATGCCTTCACAGCCGAGTTCCGCGAAATGACTGCGGCATTTAGGGCCGAGTTCCCAGGCGAATCTTTCCCAGTCACCCTTGGTACGATGCCCCAAGAATGGGTTGTTACCGATGCAGGCTACCAAATTGTTCAAGATCAGATTCTCGCGATCGAGGATACGGTACCGAACACGATCCTGATTGACCTCAGAGACCTCCCTTCCGAGCCGACCGAGTTGATTCACTACTCTGCGGCCTCCGCTCGAATTGCCGGCACAAGGCACGGAGCGGCGCTATCGCTGTACTGGGAAGACCCTGGGAATTTCACCCTACTGCAGCGTTCGACGGCAATCCTGAAAGACACCTCGGAGACTCTGCCTGCAGCAATTGGTGACATCGAACCAAGTGGACTGACAGAAGAGCAGCAAGCGGTGCTGAATCAGGTTCTAAACATACCTCGGGCCGATGAAGAACTCGAACCTGGCGGTGCAGTTCGCAAGGTCAATCAGCGCAATCAGTTCATTGACGAGACTATTCAGAAAAAGGTGTCCTAA
- a CDS encoding ImmA/IrrE family metallo-endopeptidase, translating into MTYVPQVEPLSYREIEEISLRQLERHFPDLLLAPGPVDVIETWELLHDIYKFDTSVTSTLPHGVEGRTWPDHRVEVSDATYTLACRGDPRSRFTVIHECAHVWQHASQIRNVLESGSTLRLNRRDSIPTFRDPEWQANAITAAYMMPACALKILKKRRPLSARLLMQVFNVSYSAANVRLDVVNRKNLI; encoded by the coding sequence ATGACTTATGTGCCCCAAGTGGAACCTTTGAGCTATCGCGAAATCGAAGAGATTTCGTTGCGTCAGCTTGAACGCCACTTTCCTGACCTGCTCCTGGCACCAGGACCGGTAGACGTGATTGAAACCTGGGAGCTGCTACACGACATATACAAATTCGACACATCGGTGACCAGCACCCTACCACATGGCGTAGAAGGCCGAACCTGGCCAGACCATCGAGTTGAAGTGTCTGATGCCACCTACACGCTTGCTTGCCGAGGAGATCCGAGATCCAGATTTACAGTGATCCATGAATGCGCACATGTGTGGCAACACGCAAGTCAGATCCGAAATGTACTAGAGAGCGGATCCACACTTCGGCTAAACAGAAGGGATTCGATACCAACTTTTCGCGATCCAGAATGGCAAGCAAACGCAATCACCGCCGCATACATGATGCCAGCATGCGCATTGAAAATCCTTAAGAAGAGACGTCCATTGTCAGCGCGTCTATTGATGCAAGTATTCAATGTTTCGTATTCGGCAGCAAACGTTCGATTGGACGTAGTAAACAGGAAGAATTTAATATGA
- a CDS encoding helix-turn-helix domain-containing protein: protein MQTKFGLALREARRRGKDNLLKLAEAAGVSVAYVSQVERGTKNPPNETTIRKWLQALKCEDRLEEFLLLAAQSVRHLNVSTKGKSSTSTNVLASLARSYEQDEIPDDVWEQVERFIATKRNERKDE, encoded by the coding sequence ATGCAGACCAAATTTGGATTGGCACTGCGGGAAGCTCGTAGGCGAGGCAAGGATAACCTCCTGAAGCTGGCGGAGGCAGCTGGCGTATCGGTAGCATACGTTTCTCAGGTCGAACGCGGTACGAAGAATCCCCCTAACGAAACGACCATTCGCAAATGGTTGCAAGCTTTAAAATGTGAGGACCGGTTGGAAGAGTTTTTGCTCCTGGCAGCTCAATCTGTGCGACACCTCAACGTAAGTACCAAAGGCAAGAGTTCAACATCCACCAACGTTTTAGCTTCGCTTGCTCGCAGCTACGAGCAGGACGAAATCCCCGATGATGTATGGGAGCAAGTTGAGAGATTTATCGCAACAAAAAGAAACGAAAGGAAGGATGAATGA